TGGGTTCAGCGTGCTTTGGATATCACCTCCATTTGAATTAACCAAAAAGAAACTCAATCCACAAAGCAACCCTGCGATCGCAGCGGCGGCGGCCCAGCTGGTCCACCGGAATGGCTTCCTTGTGTTTTCTTCCAGTTCAAGTACTTCAACAGTATCGTCATTCACGTAAGTATGCTCGGTTGCGGCGATTAAAGCTTTTTTCTCGAACTGCTTTACCTTAACCTTTTGAAAACCATACCATTCGTCCTTAAAGTATTTTTCTGTTTTCGGTTCAAATACCAATTTTCCCTCTACATTCTTAATGAACTCTCCAATGCCTGCGATCGACGCACGGCCATTAAATTCAAGTCCTGAACGCAGATTATCGGTATAAACTTTAACATAATCAACTGCTTCTGAATGCGTTACCTGCTCGTGGCGTGAAATATAATTGGCCAGCAAGCCATCATCCAGTTTCAAATATTCATTGAAAGCCAACCGCTTCACAGGTGGTGAGAAAAAACCTGAATTGTTGTCATAAATGGCAGGAACCTGGTGAGATAATAAAGCACCAAACCCTGGTATAATGACGAATTCATATTCACCAATGAGTTTACGGATGACGGTTTCAACTGCGATCATGAAGCATTTTTTGACGTTAACTGAACGAAGTTAAAAAGAAAATGATAATCCTCCAATAAAGTTTAACCCCTGCTGCGGATAGTACTGGTACCGCTGATACTTTTTCCCAAGCACATTGTTGAGGGCTACAAAAACAGAGAAGTTCTTGGTTAACAGATAGTCAATCTTAAAATTCAGGTCGGTAATAACTGGCAATTTGGTAACCACACCGCTCTCAAAATTTTTCGCTTTTATTCCTCTCAACACGTAAAAATCCGCTGTTACAAACAATTTTTTGCTGATCGTTAAAGCATTAAACCAGTTCAATGTAAGGTCTGGCCGGTGCCATGCTTCTTCTACTGAACCCATCGCATAATCGAAGAAATTTGCTTTAAGGGAAGTCTTGAACAAATCATTGTAGTTGTACCCAGCCTGAGCCGAAATCGTCAGTACCTTCGTTTTGCCAGTATCATATATGATCGAGAACTTGGAGCTATCGGCCAAAGAGTTGTTAAAGTTGTAAAAATTATGGTACTGCGTATAAGCTACTTTACCTTCGTAGTTAAAGCCCGATGAAGTTTCTCCTTTAACACCACCGCTTATTTCCGATGTCTTCTCGGTGTTGACGATCAGCACATTAGGCCCCAACCATTGATTTTCGGAAAGCATGCTTTTCAATGTATTTCTAACAATGTCCCCGTTCCAGCCCGCAAATACATGCAGCCCCGTAAATGGGGTCACATCCACATTCAACACCGGATATGCTTTCGTTCTGTTAATATTCAGCTCGCTGTCTGTTTCGTTAACGGCATTCAACCCGGCAGTTACCGTAAACATGTCGGTAGCATATTTAAAAGTAGGCTTTACCCGGAACAGGTTACGATTGTAAGTAAGGCGATCGACACGTTGGGAAATGAACATGTCCGCTTCCAGCAATGCATGAAATGATTCTGAAATAGGGACCGCACCCATTATTTTTGTTCCCCAATCAAGCTCCGATGCATTGTAGCGATCACGCAGCGTATGCAGACTGGTTTTAACAGAGTAATCAACTGCCACCGAAGCATCAGTATTTTCAAAGCCCAGATTCGCACCAAACTGGTTAATGGTCTGCCGGATCGTGTCCCGGTTCACCACAACACCTTCCGGCTGCGGTTGGTAACCATAGAAATAGTAGTTTTTACGGTCGTAATCGAGCGCTGCCTCTACTTTGTACTTACTCCGGATGTACTTCAACCCGGCACGGACATTCGTGGACGCACTGGCCGAATTCTTACCGTCCACCGGACCATTGGCAGCCGACAAATGTTTAAGCTGTGAGGTAACCACCAGGTCCTCGGAGGGCCTTCCACCTACGAAAACATCCCCCAGAAACCTTCCATAGTTCCCCCCGCCCAGTTTGATATAGTTGTTAAGAACGTCTGGCTGGTCGCGTCTGTCTTTTTCATCCGAAGACACGCCCACGCTCGGAGTCAGTTTCGGAGATGAAATGTTGATCTGCGGATCAATGATCTCGTAAGCAACCTTTTTCTTGCCCGTTTCCCCCTGTATCGGCTGCACTTTGTCAAATACACGGTTGGCTGGTGCAAATTCTATGCTTTTCTCCTTTACGATTTCATACGTCTGACTTTCGATTTCGCCCTTCTGGGCAAAAGCAAATTGGGAAGAAAAGCCCAGTGTCAATAAAAATATGGAAGAACGTATTGCTTTGGAATTCGTCATGTGTAATTGGATTTTCTGTTTACCTGAACAGGTGTTAATCATTTCAGTTTTTCGATCTGGGTCAATTTTTCCTTAGCCAGTTCAACGGCCTCTTTGTCATCCGAATTGTCGATGATAGAGCTCAACGTAGCCTTAGCCTGGCCAATCTCATTCATGCCAACGTACACATCAGCCAAAAGGATAAAGGAGCGTACGCGCCAGTAATCATAGCCTTCAAACGATTTACCCATGTCGATAATAGCCGTTTCTGCTTCCTTATATTTTTTGTTTTTATAAAGGACCATGGCCGACCAGTAACTTGCTTCCGCACCATACTCATCTTTCGAGGTTGCCGCTACCTTTTTGAACTCGTCCGCAGCTTTATTCAGATCGCCCCGTTCGAAAGGTACTTTACCCAGATAGAGCTGCGCCTTGCCCAATCCGCCCGGAATCACATTGCCAACATTGATCACTTCCTTCGCATAATACAAAGTAGAATCGTAGCTTTTCAATGTATAATAAGTATCCATAAGGCCAATCCACGCCTGCGTCTGCTCCTTTTTGCTTTCTGCGTTTCTGAGCAACACCCTGAAATTCGTTACGGCACTGTTATAATTACCCCTTCCAATTTCCAATTCTGCTGATCTCTGAGCCGCTGCCGGTACAAATGTCGATCTGTTTTGCTGAACCACTTTACTGAAATATTGCAGCGCTTCATTCACATTCCCTGTCTTATCAAAGGACGAAGCGATGAAATAATTAGCGTCGTACTGGTGCTTGCTCGCCGGATAGCTCTTGATGAATTCCTGCAAAGAGTTGATCGCATTCTCATACTTTTCAGCATAGTAAAGGTTCCGTACGTTATCGAACTCCACTTCTTCCAGTTTCTCATTACCTGGATTGTTCTTGCGCACAACGCCAAGTACCTGGGTGAATTCCTCGGGACGGCCTACCGCAGTGTAGCTTTCCTGTATCCCCTCCAGTGCGCTACTGGCAGAGGGCGAATCAGAGTACTCTGTCAAAATCTTGCGGAAATCGACAATCGCCTGCTCGTATACCTGCAAGTTGTAATACGACTGTGCGCGGCGTAGCAGTGCTGCAGGAATGATCTGGCTCTTGGGCTTTTCGTTGATCATTCTCGTAAATCCTTTCACCGCCGCCGAGTAGCTCTGGTTTTGGAAATCAATGTCCGCCAATTGGAAATAAGCATCATCCAGGTACCTTGAAGAGGGATACTGACTGATCAGTTGCTCAAACTGCCTGCGCGCCTCAGGCTCGCGGTTCATATATACATACGCGCGGGCTTTTTGGAACAATGCATAATCCTTATCCACCTTTCCTTTCGCCGACACCTGCTCATAAGTCCTGATCGCCTCGTTGTAATTCTTGGCAGCCAGGTAACAGTCAGCAAGCCGCGAGTACGCATCCTCGATCATCTGGGCATCCATGCCTTCAATGTTGTTCGTAAACTCCTTGAAGTAAGTCAGCGCCTGTCCGTATTTCTTTTGGTTATAGTAAATGTATCCCAAAGCATAAAGGCTCTTGCGCGCATAGATCCCTGCTCTCGGATTTTTCGAGATCTGATTGTACAATGCAGCTGCTTCGTCTACGCGCTTCAGTCCGTAGATAGCTTCCGCCTTGTAATAAGCAGCCGACTGGTTGATCTGCTCATCGATCGGGAATTTCAGCGCCTTGTCAAACATGCCAATGGCTGCTTCAAATTTCTCCCGATTAAAATCGAGCACACCCTGGTTGTAGGTAAGCCTCTGATACGTGCCATTTATTTTAGCATTCCGTTTAGAAAGGCCTTCAATATACTTAATAGCCGCTGCGCTGTTGCTTGCATTTGCATACCCTTCGGCTACTAATTCGGTAGCTTCTTCGGTATGCTTGCTCTGAGGATACTTACTCATGAAGTCGTTAAACTCTTTCACAGCGTCATTATTGTTTCCCGACTCCAGCTGCACTTTTGCGTGGTTGTAGGCCGCTTCTTCCTTCACAACTGCATTATAGTCCAGCTTTGCTGCATTCGCAAATGACGTTAAAGCATAGCTTAAATTATTAGTCTTTAAGTAACTGATTCCCAATAAGTAAGATGCGTACTGCGAAACAGAATCTTTGCCAGGCCCTACGGGTTTCAATGTGGTAATAGCGCCTTCAAAGTTACTGCTCCGGAACTGTGCATGGCCGTAGTGCAAAGCGACAGTAGGAGGCACAACACCCGGTTTCATTCGCTTATATCGTTCATATGCCTTCACTGCTGCCGGATAGTCTCCTTTTTCGTAGTACACTTCCGCTACATACAATGCAACGTCATCCAGTTTAGTATTTCCTCTTTGTTGTGTCAGAAGCTTCTCACCATATTGCAGCAGCTCATCATACTTTTTAAGTTGATACAGCGACGATATGATCCAGTTTGGTGCTTCGTTCTTATAATAAGGATGCGTCTCGATTCGTTGGAAATCCTGGTAAGCCCCTTCAAAGTTGTTTTGCTGATAGTTGATCACACCGGCATAAAAAGAAGCATCCGCAGCATTAGCGAAGGAAGCGTCCGTTTTCACCTGATTAAACAACGGTAGTGCGAGATCGGGCTGTTTGGTGTTGTAGTAGGACATAGCCAGCTGATAAGTGCTTTCCATCTTTTTACCGCCTGAGCCGGACAATTGAACCGCCTTTTCCAGGTAAGTGATAGCCTTTTCGTAATTGCCGCCCTCATAGTAATACCTGCCAAGGTCACCATAGATTTGCTGCGCCTTGGGGTGTTCAGCATGGTTTTTAACAAACCTGTCCACCTGCACTTCAGCCTCCGGATAGTTGAGATAAAGGCCGGTAACCGCCACGTAATACTCAGCCGTAACTTTATTATAATCGCTGGTACTAAGTAATTTATCCTGAGTGTTGAGGAATTCCCCGAATTCTTGTCTTGCAGCTACGTAATTGGATTTTTCGTAATATTCAAGGCCATTACGAAAATGGGCTTCCGGTTCTGTCATACTGAGTGTATTCTGGGCCAGAACTGAAGACGCGCCAACATATAAGAGCATTCCAAAAGTGGAGGCGCCGTGTTTAAAAACCATAGAAACTGAGTTGGTGGATTTTTGAATTAAATTATTGTGGTTAACCATATCCTATTTAAAGAGTATTTGGGTGCACACTTACCGCTCAAAATTGTTTGCTATCTAACGAATCGCGGAGTAAAACCGTATACGTTGGTCATGCCAATGTGCATTTAAAAGCTAGAAAAGGACATTATTCCTTTTCAGTGTGTTGTAAAAATCATCATGCATGGCTTCGAACTTGGACTGGACCGACGACATAAAATCATCGTCCATACAGCGCTCTATTTCCTCAATAGTTTCCACTTCGTAATCGTCGATTTTGTAAGTTTGCTCATACATACCCGATTCCACTTTAATGATGTATTTACTGTTCCATTGGTAAAGACCAATCTTAAATTGAACATGAGGAATATCCTTAATGTATCTCATTCTGTTTTATTAATAATACTAAATTCATGTTATTCATTTTCAAGTACTTATATATACCAATATTTTTAGTACTAATTATTGTCGGATGTTCTGGTCAGGATAAGAAAGATTCCGCTGACTTTTTTCTGAAAGGCAACCAAGCCCTGAGTCAAAAGAACTATGCCGAAGCATTGCGCTTGTATGATGAAGCAATTGCCAAAAATGCAGATTTTTCGGACGCCTATCTCAATAAGGGTATAACTTTATTGAAATTAAACCGTACCCAGGAAGCCTACGAGGTTTTAACAGAAGCAATCACGATTGACCCCTCTCTCGTACAGGCAAATCTC
The genomic region above belongs to Dyadobacter pollutisoli and contains:
- a CDS encoding HU domain-containing protein; translated protein: MIAVETVIRKLIGEYEFVIIPGFGALLSHQVPAIYDNNSGFFSPPVKRLAFNEYLKLDDGLLANYISRHEQVTHSEAVDYVKVYTDNLRSGLEFNGRASIAGIGEFIKNVEGKLVFEPKTEKYFKDEWYGFQKVKVKQFEKKALIAATEHTYVNDDTVEVLELEENTRKPFRWTSWAAAAAIAGLLCGLSFFLVNSNGGDIQSTLNPFTELFSSFKTEKEEPKKEIEKAEAIILPEASTETLPIVSDSSINDAALVTKDSAATTVSEALPPVNVPAVTPAEPATANFYVIAGAFKGSKQAKILLAELQAKGFTEALILPGDKFSTKVKVAIDGFENETDAYRASAKLKSVIGEAGWVFKKR
- a CDS encoding TonB-dependent receptor, whose amino-acid sequence is MTNSKAIRSSIFLLTLGFSSQFAFAQKGEIESQTYEIVKEKSIEFAPANRVFDKVQPIQGETGKKKVAYEIIDPQINISSPKLTPSVGVSSDEKDRRDQPDVLNNYIKLGGGNYGRFLGDVFVGGRPSEDLVVTSQLKHLSAANGPVDGKNSASASTNVRAGLKYIRSKYKVEAALDYDRKNYYFYGYQPQPEGVVVNRDTIRQTINQFGANLGFENTDASVAVDYSVKTSLHTLRDRYNASELDWGTKIMGAVPISESFHALLEADMFISQRVDRLTYNRNLFRVKPTFKYATDMFTVTAGLNAVNETDSELNINRTKAYPVLNVDVTPFTGLHVFAGWNGDIVRNTLKSMLSENQWLGPNVLIVNTEKTSEISGGVKGETSSGFNYEGKVAYTQYHNFYNFNNSLADSSKFSIIYDTGKTKVLTISAQAGYNYNDLFKTSLKANFFDYAMGSVEEAWHRPDLTLNWFNALTISKKLFVTADFYVLRGIKAKNFESGVVTKLPVITDLNFKIDYLLTKNFSVFVALNNVLGKKYQRYQYYPQQGLNFIGGLSFSF
- a CDS encoding tetratricopeptide repeat protein, which produces MVFKHGASTFGMLLYVGASSVLAQNTLSMTEPEAHFRNGLEYYEKSNYVAARQEFGEFLNTQDKLLSTSDYNKVTAEYYVAVTGLYLNYPEAEVQVDRFVKNHAEHPKAQQIYGDLGRYYYEGGNYEKAITYLEKAVQLSGSGGKKMESTYQLAMSYYNTKQPDLALPLFNQVKTDASFANAADASFYAGVINYQQNNFEGAYQDFQRIETHPYYKNEAPNWIISSLYQLKKYDELLQYGEKLLTQQRGNTKLDDVALYVAEVYYEKGDYPAAVKAYERYKRMKPGVVPPTVALHYGHAQFRSSNFEGAITTLKPVGPGKDSVSQYASYLLGISYLKTNNLSYALTSFANAAKLDYNAVVKEEAAYNHAKVQLESGNNNDAVKEFNDFMSKYPQSKHTEEATELVAEGYANASNSAAAIKYIEGLSKRNAKINGTYQRLTYNQGVLDFNREKFEAAIGMFDKALKFPIDEQINQSAAYYKAEAIYGLKRVDEAAALYNQISKNPRAGIYARKSLYALGYIYYNQKKYGQALTYFKEFTNNIEGMDAQMIEDAYSRLADCYLAAKNYNEAIRTYEQVSAKGKVDKDYALFQKARAYVYMNREPEARRQFEQLISQYPSSRYLDDAYFQLADIDFQNQSYSAAVKGFTRMINEKPKSQIIPAALLRRAQSYYNLQVYEQAIVDFRKILTEYSDSPSASSALEGIQESYTAVGRPEEFTQVLGVVRKNNPGNEKLEEVEFDNVRNLYYAEKYENAINSLQEFIKSYPASKHQYDANYFIASSFDKTGNVNEALQYFSKVVQQNRSTFVPAAAQRSAELEIGRGNYNSAVTNFRVLLRNAESKKEQTQAWIGLMDTYYTLKSYDSTLYYAKEVINVGNVIPGGLGKAQLYLGKVPFERGDLNKAADEFKKVAATSKDEYGAEASYWSAMVLYKNKKYKEAETAIIDMGKSFEGYDYWRVRSFILLADVYVGMNEIGQAKATLSSIIDNSDDKEAVELAKEKLTQIEKLK